One Pyxicephalus adspersus chromosome 3, UCB_Pads_2.0, whole genome shotgun sequence genomic window carries:
- the FKTN gene encoding ribitol-5-phosphate transferase FKTN yields MMQRINKNVVLAVLTAASTLFLLFQLYYYRYYISAKHGPPFSKLKGMLAQEGTNWRVVKNFLNLVSHHSVPVFLVDGEVLPLLGEDVEQLKSSLDTTPSECQYFCKPRDVTTFALLDKMWEHKGSFFRAAEKMGFQWQKYEGKDPRLEGMDDLSGVQIPLHYIFRMASHTIHLVVLYERSGNYLWHGPLRLKKNMDRKFAPFRKLQFGRYAGAYNRVELIQITVDGLKLQIPKNPLQFLAEMSHSRFLECRYREARSFFQLYPDDLSVEGIDFRRKAKTLLHLATSTLDALGVSFWISSGTCLGWYRQCNIIPYSKDVDLGIFIKNYKPELVPAFQKAGLPLKHKFGKVEDSLELSFLGSDDVKLDIFFFYEEADYMWNGGTQAKSGKKFKYLFPKFTLCWTEFLELKVQVPCETLDYIEANYGKNWDVPLKVWDWKHSPPNVQPNGIWPLNEWDEVIQLF; encoded by the exons ATGATGCAGCGCATCAACAAGAACGTTGTGTTGGCTGTGCTGACAGCTGCAAGTACCCTGTTTCTCCTGTTTCAGCTATATTACTATAGATACTACATATCTGCAAAG catgGCCCTCCATTTTCCAAGCTGAAAGGAATGTTGGCACAAGAAGGGACTAATTGG CGAGTGGTGAAGAATTTCTTAAACCTGGTTTCGCACCACAGTGTGCCAGTATTTCTAGTGGACGGTGAGGTTCTACCACTTCTAGGTGAAGATGTGGAACAACTGAAAAGCTCTCTGGATACTACACCATCAGAATGTCAGTACTTCTGCAAGCCAAGAGATGTCACTACATTTGCACTTCTGGATAAGATGTGGGAAcacaaa GGCAGTTTTTTCCGAGCTGCAGAGAAGATGGGATTTCAGTGGCAGAAATATGAGGGGAAAGATCCACGACTGGAAGGAATGGATGACTTGTCAGGTGTACAAATACCTCTTCATTATATATTTAGGATGGCATCTCATACAATCCATTTAGTAGTGCTGTATGAAAGAAGTGGCAACTACCTGTGGCATGGTCCTTTACGGCTCAAGAAAAATATGGATAGAAAGTTTGCACCTTTCCGAAAGCTTCAATTTGGTCGATATGCTGGAGCGTATAATAG AGTTGAACTGATCCAGATTACTGTTGATGGCCTGAAATTGCAGATCCCAAAAAATCCATTACAATTTTTAGCAGAAATGTCTCATTCAAGATTTCTTGAGTGCAGATATAGAGAAGCACGTTCATTCTTTCAG CTGTATCCTGATGACTTATCTGTGGAAGGAATTGATTTCCGAAGAAAGGCCAAAACACTGTTACATTTGGCAACTTCCACTTTGGATGCTTTGGGGGTGAGCTTCTGGATCAGCAGCGGTACATGTTTAG GGTGGTATCGGCAGTGTAATATTATTCCTTACAGTAAAGATGTGGATTTGGGGATATTCATAAAGAACTACAAACCTGAACTAGTTCCAGCATTCCAGAAAGCTGGCCTCCCACTAAAGCACAAGTTTGGAAAG GTGGAGGATAGTTTGGAGCTCTCCTTTCTTGGGAGTGATGATGTGAAACTTGACATATTTTTCTTCTATGAAGAAGCTGATTATATGTGGAATGGAGGAACACAAGCTAAAAGTGGCAAGAAATTCAA atacctTTTCCCAAAATTTACACTTTGCTGGACAGAGTTTTTAGAACTAAAGGTTCAAGTACCATGTGAAACACTGGATTATATTGAAGCCAATTATGGCAAGAACTGGGATGTTCCTCTTAAAGTTTGGGATTGGAAACATTCCCCACCTAATGTGCAGCCAAATGGAATCTGGCCTCTGAATGAGTGGGATGAAGTCATTCAGTTATTTTAG